A stretch of Brassica napus cultivar Da-Ae chromosome C6, Da-Ae, whole genome shotgun sequence DNA encodes these proteins:
- the LOC106405992 gene encoding transmembrane protein 87B: MSLHLLLLLSLLSLTPSLLQASVHEYRSERFMSKGNAFVFHGGSEGIYSSSPSDNFTSDSDSLSSFIRFEKITFRRPEEASNTSSLPIHAVLFEVEDRENIGGSAYGGQRAVCCTSDLAKLGVCSHGEIIHHPSSKDSSWPQVFGVSFLENDLSATLLTRSIQITRTGMYNLYFIHCDPALKDLVVEGKTIWKNPGGYLPGRMAPLMYFHGFMSLAFVLLGVFWFSQCARFWREVLPLQNCVTLVITLGMCEMALWYFDYAEFNETGVRPTVITVWAVTFGSIKRTCARLIILMVSMGYGVVRPTLGGFTSKVIMLGVTFFAASETLELLENVGAVSDFSGKARLFLVLPVAVLDAFFIIWIFKSLSATFKKLQTRRLLVKLDVYRKFTNALAVAILVSVGWICYELYFKSKDVYNEHWQNAWIIPAFWQLLSFSLLIVICSLWAPSQNSTRYAFSGSSGDSSGEFEKDDYTLTLIKPSPVPSHEAKSLSEARSLPDQEDAEEDLEEDKRE; encoded by the exons ATGtcgcttcatcttcttctccttctttcgCTACTATCCCTGACGCCTTCTTTGCTACAAGCGTCGGTGCATGAGTACCGAAGCGAGAGATTCATGTCGAAAGGCAACGCCTTTGTCTTCCACGGCGGCAGCGAAGGCATCTACTCCTCTTCTCCCTCCGACAACTTCACCTCCGACTCTGATTCCCTCTCCTCCTTTATCCG TTTCGAGAAGATCACATTCCGGAGACCTGAGGAAGCTTCCAACACCTCCTCATTACCAATCCACGCCGTCCTTTTCGAGGTAGAAGACAGGGAGAACATCGGAGGATCAGCTTACGGCGGACAGAGAGCTGTCTGCTGCACATCTGATCTCGCCAAACTCGGTGTTTGCTCACACGGAGAGATCATCCACCATCCTTCTTCTAAAGACTCCTCCTGGCCTCAAGTCTTTGGTGTTTCGTTTCTTGAGAACGATTTGTCTGCTACGCTGCTTACAAGATCGATTCAGATCACTAGGACAGGAATGTACAACCTCTACTTCATCCACTGTGATCCTGCTCTCAAGGACTTGGTTGTTGAAGGCAAAACGATCTGGAAAAACCCTGGAGGATACTTACCAGGTAGAATGGCTCCGTTGATGTACTTCCACGGGTTCATGTCTCTCGCCTTTGTCCTTCTCGGCGTCTTCTGGTTCTCCCAGTGCGCTAGGTTCTGGAGAGAAGTGCTCCCCTTGCAGAACTGCGTAACGCTTGTGATAACGTTAGGGATGTGTGAGATGGCGCTTTGGTACTTCGACTACGCTGAGTTCAACGAGACAGGTGTGAGACCGACCGTGATCACCGTATGGGCAGTCACGTTTGGGTCTATCAAACGCACGTGCGCACGTCTCATCATCCTTATGGTTTCGATGGGGTACGGTGTCGTGAGGCCCACGCTTGGTGGGTTTACATCGAAGGTGATCATGCTTGGTGTCACTTTCTTCGCTGCTTCCGAGACTCTTGAGCTGTTGGAGAATGTTGGTGCTGTGAGCGACTTCTCAGGGAAAGCGAGACTGTTTTTGGTTCTCCCCGTTGCGGTGTTGGATGCTTTCTTCATCATATGGATATTCAAGTCGCTTTCCGCTACTTTCAAGAAGCTTCAGACGAGGAGGTTGTTGGTGAAGCTGGATGTGTACAGGAAGTTCACTAATGCTTTGGCTGTAGCTATCTTGGTTTCCGTTGGTTGGATTTGCTACGAG CTTTACTTCAAGTCTAAAGATGTTTACAATGAGCATTGGCAAAACGCTTGGATCATTCCAGCCTTTTGGCAGCTTCTCTCCTTCTCGCTCCTGATTGTTATATGCTCTCTCTGGGCTCCATCTCAGAACTCGACGAG GTATGCATTCTCTGGATCTTCTGGTGATTCAAGTGGGGAGTTTGAGAAGGATGATTACACACTAACCCTCATTAAACCATCTCCAGTTCCTTCTCATGAAGCCAAGAGCCTCTCAGAAGCTAGATCTTTGCCTGACCAAGAAGATGCAGAAGAAGATTTGGAGGAAGATAAAAGAGAGTGA